From the genome of Streptococcus lutetiensis, one region includes:
- a CDS encoding YdbC family protein has product MSEFKFEIVEHLLTLSESDKGWTKELNRVSFNGAEPKFDIRSWSPDHSKMGKGVTLTNDEFKIILDAFRG; this is encoded by the coding sequence ATGTCAGAATTTAAATTTGAAATTGTCGAACACTTACTTACCCTATCTGAAAGCGATAAAGGTTGGACAAAAGAATTGAACCGTGTTAGTTTTAACGGAGCAGAGCCAAAATTTGATATTCGTTCATGGAGCCCAGACCACAGCAAAATGGGTAAAGGTGTGACACTCACAAATGATGAATTTAAAATCATCTTGGACGCTTTCCGCGGCTAA
- a CDS encoding peptidase U32 family protein: protein MSEKTLKRPEVLAPAGTLEKLKVAVDYGADAVFVGGQAYGLRSRAGNFTMEELQEGINYAHANGAKVHVAANMVTHEGNETGAGEWFRELRDLGLDAVIVSDPALMVICLTEAPGLEVHVSTQASTTNYESFAFWEEIGVSRVVLAREVGIAEIEEIRKHTSLEIEAFVHGAMCISYSGRCVLSNHMSHRDANRGGCSQSCRWKYDLYDMPFGQERKSLEGEIPEPFSMSSVDMCMIEHLPDLIENGVDSFKIEGRMKSIHYVSTVTNCYRAAVDAYLESPAKFEAIKGELLDELWKVAQRELATGFYYQTPTENEQLFGARRKIPQYKFVGEVVAFDEETMTATIRQRNVILEGDAVEFYGPGFRHFETYIKDLHDADGNKIDRAPNPMELLKITVPQAVQAGDMIRARKEGLVNLYKSDGSSKTVRA, encoded by the coding sequence ATGTCAGAAAAAACTTTAAAACGTCCAGAGGTTTTAGCACCTGCTGGTACTCTTGAGAAATTAAAAGTCGCTGTTGATTATGGAGCTGATGCAGTCTTTGTTGGTGGACAAGCTTACGGTCTTCGTAGCCGTGCTGGTAACTTCACGATGGAAGAATTGCAAGAAGGAATTAATTATGCCCATGCGAATGGTGCTAAGGTCCACGTTGCAGCAAATATGGTTACCCACGAAGGAAACGAAACTGGTGCAGGAGAGTGGTTCCGTGAACTTCGTGATCTGGGCTTGGATGCCGTTATCGTATCTGATCCAGCACTTATGGTAATTTGTTTAACAGAAGCACCGGGTTTAGAAGTCCACGTGTCAACACAAGCTTCGACAACCAACTATGAATCCTTTGCTTTCTGGGAAGAAATCGGTGTGTCTCGTGTTGTTTTGGCGCGTGAAGTCGGAATTGCTGAAATTGAAGAAATTCGTAAACACACCTCACTTGAAATTGAAGCTTTCGTTCACGGCGCAATGTGTATCAGTTATTCAGGGCGTTGTGTCCTTTCTAATCATATGAGTCATCGTGATGCTAACCGTGGCGGCTGTTCACAATCTTGTCGTTGGAAATATGACCTTTATGATATGCCGTTTGGTCAAGAACGTAAAAGTCTTGAAGGTGAAATTCCAGAGCCCTTTTCTATGTCATCAGTTGATATGTGTATGATTGAACACTTACCTGATTTGATTGAAAATGGTGTCGATAGCTTTAAGATTGAAGGTCGTATGAAATCAATTCACTACGTATCAACGGTCACAAACTGCTACCGTGCAGCCGTCGATGCTTACCTAGAAAGCCCAGCAAAATTCGAAGCTATCAAAGGTGAATTACTTGATGAGCTTTGGAAAGTTGCCCAACGTGAATTAGCAACTGGTTTCTACTATCAAACACCAACAGAAAACGAACAACTCTTTGGCGCTCGTCGTAAAATACCACAATATAAATTTGTCGGTGAAGTTGTTGCCTTTGATGAAGAAACAATGACAGCAACAATCCGTCAACGTAACGTTATTCTCGAAGGAGATGCTGTCGAATTCTATGGACCAGGATTCCGTCATTTTGAAACTTACATCAAAGATTTGCATGATGCTGATGGCAATAAAATTGATCGTGCTCCAAATCCAATGGAATTATTGAAAATCACTGTCCCTCAAGCCGTTCAAGCAGGAGATATGATTCGTGCTCGTAAAGAAGGACTTGTGAACCTTTATAAAAGCGACGGTTCTAGCAAAACTGTTAGAGCATAA